A window of Argopecten irradians isolate NY chromosome 1, Ai_NY, whole genome shotgun sequence contains these coding sequences:
- the LOC138306500 gene encoding collagen alpha-1(X) chain-like: MMCFVILTFLTISIHWSDCVQQKDSDLENLKLQVERLSALREEDHKKIQSLENQYISERNERLALDESLADLKSLHKETDGARATRSIHLPVFAFHTVLSSDFVASQDNQPVPFDYVSADYPTGHTHYNSTTGKYTCLLEGFYFFSWSIGATGQGSSAETSLVKNGDWHGMQIAYDSFASSSASVILHLDIQDTVWIKVSTKGSSVLRDVSSFMGYRLSG, translated from the exons atgatgtgttttgttattttaacgTTTTTGACCATTTCAATTCATTGGTCAGATTGTGTTCAACAAAAGGATTCTGACTTGGAAAATCTTAAACTCCAAGTCGAACGTCTGTCTGCTCTTAGAGAAGAAGACCACAAAAAAATTCAGAGTTTGGAAAATCAATACATCAGCGAACGTAACGAACGTCTGGCGTTAGATGAATCCCTTGCTGATCTGAAATCGTTACACAAGGAGACCGATGGAGCGAGAGCTACCAGATCAA TACATTTACCAGTGTTCGCGTTCCACACAGTCTTGTCCTCGGATTTTGTCGCCTCACAAGATAACCAGCCGGTGCCGTTTGATTACGTATCAGCCGATTACCCTACTGGCCACACCCACTATAACAGCACCACGGGGAAATACACGTGCCTTTTGGAGGGTTTTTACTTCTTTTCCTGGTCGATTGGTGCTACTGGACAAGGTTCGTCTGCTGAAACCTCCCTGGTGAAGAATGGTGACTGGCATGGTATGCAGATCGCGTACGACAGTTTCGCCTCCTCCTCGGCCTCAGTCATCTTACACCTCGACATCCAGGATACAGTATGGATCAAGGTATCAACCAAAGGTTCTTCAGTTCTGAGGGACGTCAGTTCGTTCATGGGGTACAGGTTAAGCGGATAA
- the LOC138306510 gene encoding uncharacterized protein, whose translation MPTSASNEKLFWADRKNRMEKSRLDMLLKNMDREQMYLTHDIDREKRAVVKDLTLVRRTSGVSDQGVPPRDENDTGYQSAPNYRMGLRLSERRLLEWRENEKQMEKFMHHSAWELAKASGKHRRHSEDHKLPKRAQSAKHYNYSTSSVGGYTEVKVLDDDVFMNGQQASESLLNLDPLELEKQIFQQYKDSIHQTRIPSTSDVMKLKATRQVRSDSDLGNEEKKRLRFRPHTASFTSQTKRKTSRGIPKRPATAFSKAQANEKQTITLENETIPKPTKLLVDNFMTMSSPLREQLHEDIPSNDIMDTSEHAHNDNMSECESDIGSSTSNPSPRTISDRMRALMPEVEDKLKGTYINSSITIIYDEGEDPYNKDGDEQQGSERSNGETLIELRNSENLNPNDVDGTDVNENKSVDDTESEEVEQTFSEIIKTNTGPKADPENSQDKLTGHLSSDMVNGRFPKQQRLTGRVLTGIAEDKVLTIDEQGLNNTNPTQNTDMLSTTLSSSSRLTSRQRRPSSTSSLSQSDRLSGMYSSMSDIYSIGSDGQRRPSKWRQYVAADTAPVPQKKMVTVTAVVKAALAFSKMARKRALNKLVEEQSTDPVELIRQERLRRLHSRNNILQTITNSWSMNGDTNIAEVKEQV comes from the coding sequence ATGCCTACCTCTGCATCAAACGAGAAGCTTTTCTGGGCCGACCGGAAGAACCGAATGGAAAAGTCTCGCTTAGATATGTTACTGAAAAATATGGACAGGGAACAAATGTATCTTACACACGATATAGACCGAGAAAAAAGAGCCGTTGTGAAGGATCTGACATTAGTACGTCGTACTTCCGGTGTGAGTGACCAGGGAGTTCCGCCCCGTGATGAAAATGATACGGGCTATCAGAGCGCCCCCAACTATCGCATGGGACTCCGCCTCAGTGAGCGAAGACTGTTAGAATGgcgggaaaatgaaaaacaaatggAGAAATTTATGCATCACTCTGCATGGGAACTGGCGAAAGCCAGTGGTAAACACAGGCGCCATTCTGAAGATCATAAACTCCCTAAGAGGGCACAAAGTGCAAAACATTATAACTACTCGACGTCCTCAGTCGGAGGCTATACGGAGGTAAAGGTACTGGACGATGATGTGTTTATGAACGGACAGCAGGCTTCGGAGAGTTTGTTGAACCTAGACCCACTGGAACTGGAGAAACAGATATTCCAACAGTATAAGGATTCTATCCATCAAACGCGAATCCCATCCACGTCCGACGTTATGAAACTGAAGGCGACCCGCCAGGTGCGGTCCGACAGCGACCTAGGTAACGAAGAAAAGAAACGCTTGCGATTCAGACCACACACTGCTTCGTTCACATCACAAACAAAGAGGAAAACTTCCCGAGGCATTCCAAAGAGACCAGCCACAGCCTTTTCGAAGGCACAGGCTAATGAAAAACAGACAATAACTTtggaaaatgaaacaattccaAAACCTACCAAACTACTTGTTGATAATTTTATGACTATGTCATCTCCTTTACGAGAACAGCTGCATGAGGACATTCCCTCGAATGATATTATGGATACGTCTGAGCATGCTCATAACGATAATATGTCTGAATGTGAAAGCGATATAGGAAGTTCTACTTCAAATCCTAGTCCACGAACTATATCAGATCGCATGCGAGCTCTTATGCCCGAGGTAGAAGACAAGCTAAAGGGAACTTATATCAATTCGTCCATCACAATCATTTATGATGAAGGAGAAGACCCATACAACAAAGACGGGGATGAACAGCAAGGGTCAGAAAGATCAAATGGAGAAACTCTAATTGAACTTAGAAATTCAGAAAATCTAAACCCTAATGACGTAGACGGGACAGACgtcaatgaaaataaaagcgTCGACGATACAGAAAGTGAGGAGGTCGAACAAACGTTTAGTGAAATCATCAAAACTAATACCGGTCCTAAAGCTGATCCTGAGAATAGTCAGGATAAGCTAACAGGGCATTTGTCGAGTGACATGGTGAATGGTAGATTTCCGAAACAACAGCGACTGACTGGCCGTGTTCTTACAGGGATCGCCGAGGACAAAGTCCTTACTATTGATGAACAAGGGTTAAATAATACAAATCCTACTCAGAACACTGACATGTTGTCTACAACTCTCAGTTCGTCGTCTCGGCTGACATCACGACAGCGTCGTCCGAGTTCAACAAGCAGCCTATCTCAGTCTGACCGTCTGTCAGGCATGTACAGCAGTATGAGTGACATCTACTCTATCGGCTCAGACGGTCAGCGCCGTCCAAGTAAATGGCGCCAATATGTAGCCGCCGATACTGCGCCAGTTCCACAGAAAAAAATGGTGACAGTTACAGCAGTAGTAAAAGCGGCGCTAGCGTTCTCAAAAATGGCGCGGAAGCGCGCCCTTAACAAACTGGTGGAAGAGCAAAGCACAGACCCTGTAGAGTTAATCCGTCAGGAGAGACTGCGGCGTCTTCATTCACGAAACAACATTCTACAGACCATCACAAACTCATGGTCAATGAACGGAGATACAAACATTGCGGAGGTAAAGGAGCAGGTGTAA